In Paludisphaera rhizosphaerae, a single window of DNA contains:
- a CDS encoding glycosyltransferase family 4 protein has translation MKYAVCFTNFGPYHLARLRALAARLSARGDRLIAYETAGGERLYPWTRAEGEEPFDRVVLFPGRALEDIPAGACTEAMTEALDRDRPDAVAAVGYVRPESLALARWGRRRRIPTILMSESQAVDRPRAWYKEIIKSRRLRLFDAALCGGPSHREYLVDLGLPADRIALGYNAVDHDFFANQADAWRRLPGSRAEMPEGPFFLSVSRFAPEKNLPKLIEAFGLYRAQGGSWDLVLCGDGPQANEVAESIAKSGCEGSIHRPGFLQADALARWYAHAGAFVLASVSEPWGLVANEAAAAGLPLLLSSRCGCARTLVPDPQGETGARFDPNDARDISAKLEWAATLSEPDRQTVARRSREVAAEWGPERFAIGATEAWEIAASRPRRRRFARV, from the coding sequence TTGAAATACGCCGTCTGCTTCACCAACTTCGGCCCGTACCACCTGGCGAGGCTCCGCGCCCTGGCCGCGAGGCTCTCGGCGCGGGGCGACCGCCTGATCGCCTATGAGACGGCCGGCGGCGAGCGTCTTTACCCCTGGACCCGCGCCGAGGGCGAGGAGCCGTTCGACCGCGTCGTCCTGTTCCCCGGCCGGGCGCTCGAGGACATCCCCGCCGGCGCCTGCACCGAGGCGATGACCGAGGCCCTCGACCGCGACCGTCCCGACGCCGTGGCCGCCGTGGGGTACGTCCGGCCCGAGTCGCTGGCCCTCGCCCGTTGGGGCCGCCGCCGACGCATCCCGACGATCCTCATGTCCGAGTCGCAGGCCGTCGACCGCCCCCGGGCCTGGTACAAGGAGATCATCAAGTCGCGACGGCTCCGGCTCTTCGACGCGGCCCTCTGCGGCGGGCCCTCGCACCGCGAGTATCTCGTCGACCTGGGCCTCCCCGCCGATCGGATCGCCCTGGGTTACAACGCCGTCGACCACGACTTCTTCGCCAATCAGGCCGACGCCTGGCGCAGGCTGCCGGGCTCGCGGGCGGAGATGCCGGAGGGGCCCTTCTTCCTCTCGGTCAGCCGGTTCGCCCCGGAAAAGAACCTGCCGAAGCTGATCGAGGCGTTCGGCCTCTACCGCGCCCAGGGAGGCTCATGGGACCTGGTCCTCTGCGGCGACGGTCCCCAGGCGAATGAGGTCGCCGAGTCGATCGCGAAATCAGGCTGCGAGGGATCGATCCACCGCCCAGGCTTCCTCCAGGCCGACGCCCTGGCGCGCTGGTACGCCCACGCGGGGGCCTTCGTGCTGGCGAGCGTCTCCGAGCCCTGGGGCCTGGTCGCCAACGAGGCCGCCGCCGCCGGTTTGCCGCTCTTGCTCTCCTCGCGGTGCGGCTGCGCCCGAACGCTCGTCCCCGACCCGCAGGGAGAGACCGGCGCGCGGTTCGACCCGAACGACGCCCGCGACATCTCCGCCAAGCTCGAATGGGCCGCCACACTCTCCGAGCCCGACCGCCAGACCGTCGCCCGCCGCTCACGAGAAGTCGCCGCTGAGTGGGGCCCGGAGCGCTTCGCCATCGGAGCGACCGAAGCCTGGGAGATCGCCGCGAGCCGGCCGAGGCGACGGAGGTTCGCAAGGGTTTAA
- a CDS encoding glycosyltransferase family 4 protein has translation MPSWIYRDSVVVACPDARPPAYQAVVGLARAGMLRRFVTSFYHDPDGLSTAMARRLTPRLYDRCRRFLERRHHEEIPADRVVGVPSVDLALKLESRLAGSRPQLKRLAARARTHWFDRRTAGELAGSRPEALLAFSDVASAVALPYCRRRGIATILSMVHGDVREEARVLRDEEAHAPDFFPLYLGDASLDREEMDWLHARRLRDLEQADRILVPSEHIAATLEREGIARDRIRVIPYAADCRRFHPLTQRRSDDSCTFLFAGGVSQRKGIKYLLEAWAKVRRPGWRLQLLGPMPRRLGPIQGLMEGVEPLGRVGHPEVPSHMAAADVFVFPSLFEGSAVVTYEALACGLPSIVTREAGSVVRDGVEGLIVPARSVDALAAAMTRLGTDAVLRARMAAAARGRAMDFDWPRYHVSVVEAVAGLVEARRAEARAGGASPILAPAGG, from the coding sequence GTGCCGTCTTGGATATATCGGGATTCCGTGGTCGTGGCCTGCCCGGACGCCCGTCCCCCCGCCTATCAGGCTGTCGTCGGGCTCGCCCGCGCGGGGATGCTGCGGCGGTTCGTGACCTCGTTCTATCACGACCCCGACGGCCTGAGCACCGCGATGGCTCGTCGGCTGACGCCCCGGTTGTACGACCGCTGCCGCCGGTTCCTGGAGCGTCGGCACCATGAGGAGATCCCGGCCGACCGCGTCGTCGGCGTGCCGAGCGTCGACCTGGCGTTGAAGCTGGAATCCCGCCTGGCGGGCTCGCGACCGCAGCTCAAACGCCTCGCGGCTCGGGCTCGAACCCACTGGTTCGACCGCCGCACCGCCGGCGAGTTGGCGGGCTCTCGACCCGAGGCGCTGCTGGCCTTCAGCGACGTGGCCTCGGCCGTGGCGTTGCCCTACTGCCGACGCCGGGGGATCGCCACGATCTTGAGCATGGTCCACGGCGACGTCCGCGAGGAGGCCCGCGTCCTCCGCGACGAGGAGGCCCACGCGCCGGACTTCTTCCCGCTCTACCTGGGCGACGCCAGCCTCGACCGCGAGGAGATGGACTGGCTCCACGCCCGTCGCCTCCGCGACCTTGAGCAGGCCGACCGAATCCTCGTCCCCTCGGAGCACATCGCCGCGACCCTGGAACGCGAGGGGATCGCCCGCGACCGGATCCGAGTCATCCCCTACGCGGCCGACTGCCGCCGCTTCCACCCGCTCACCCAGCGTCGGTCGGACGACTCCTGCACGTTCCTCTTCGCCGGCGGGGTCAGCCAGCGGAAGGGGATCAAGTATCTTCTGGAAGCCTGGGCGAAGGTCCGCCGCCCCGGTTGGCGGCTGCAATTGCTCGGCCCCATGCCGCGCCGGCTGGGACCGATCCAGGGACTCATGGAAGGCGTGGAACCCCTCGGCCGGGTGGGGCACCCGGAGGTCCCCTCGCACATGGCGGCGGCCGACGTCTTCGTGTTTCCGTCGCTCTTCGAGGGCTCGGCCGTGGTGACGTATGAGGCGCTCGCCTGCGGCCTGCCGTCGATCGTCACGCGAGAGGCCGGCTCGGTCGTCCGCGACGGCGTCGAGGGCCTGATCGTCCCGGCGCGGAGCGTCGACGCCCTGGCGGCCGCGATGACCCGGTTGGGAACCGACGCCGTCCTCCGCGCCCGGATGGCCGCAGCCGCCAGAGGCCGGGCGATGGACTTCGACTGGCCCCGCTATCACGTGAGCGTCGTCGAGGCCGTCGCCGGACTCGTCGAAGCCCGCCGCGCCGAGGCTCGCGCCGGCGGCGCATCACCGATCCTGGCTCCGGCGGGGGGATGA